The following are from one region of the Carassius auratus strain Wakin chromosome 43, ASM336829v1, whole genome shotgun sequence genome:
- the rnf7 gene encoding RING-box protein 2, with protein sequence MRICRPVDQPFCLSLFAMAEIDDGDEPSLVHTHSGSSGSKSAGDKMFSLKKWNAVAMWSWDVECDTCAICRVQVMDACLRCQAENKQEDCVVVWGECNHSFHNCCMSLWVKQNNRCPLCQQDWVVQRIGK encoded by the exons ATGCGTATCTGCAGACCAGTCGATCAGCCATTTTGTTTGAGCCTCTTCGCCATGGCGGAGATAGACGACGGTGATGAGCCGAGTTTAGTTCACACTCACAGCGGTTCTTCTGGATCCAAATCAGCGGGAGACAAGATGTTCTCCCTCAAGAAGTGGAATGCGGTAGCCATGTGGAGTTGGGATGTGGAGTGTGACACCTGCGCTATCTGTCGGGTTCAAGTCATGG ATGCATGCTTGAGATGCCAGGCTGAAAACAAACAAGAGGACTGTGTTG TGGTATGGGGAGAGTGCAACCACTCCTTCCACAACTGCTGCATGTCCCTCTGGGTGAAGCAGAACAATAGATGCCCACTATGTCAGCAGGACTGGGTGGTACAGAGGATCGGCAAGTGA